From the genome of Alkalimarinus coralli:
GTACTCGGCAGCTCATTATACTGGGCGGCCTCACACTACAAATACGACATTTATGATGCCGCAATCGCCTTTGAGTTGGAACAGGCGCAGTTAGTCTCCAAACGAATTAACGTCAGTAATCTTGATATTGCTTATCTGGAAGGCCCCCGCCGTGCAGGTGAAGAAACCGTACTATTAATACACGGTTTTGCTGCCACCAAGGAGAATTGGTTACGCTTTGCTGGGCAACTGACCAACCGTTTTCATGTGGTCGTGTTAGACCTACCAGGGCATGGAGAGAGCACCCGAGACTTTTCACTAAATTACGACCTGGAAACACAGGTTGAGAATGTCCGTCAGATCACTCAGGCGCTCGGCCTGGGTCAATTCCATATTGCGGGTAACTCTATGGGCGGAGCCATTTCTGCTTTGTATGCCGCTAAATACCCAAGCGAAATAAAAACCGCGACACTCTATGACCCAGCAGGCATTCATGAAGTTGAAAGCAACCTTGAGAAACACCTTCATAAAGGCGAAAACCCGCTGATCGTTTCAGATACCGAGAGCTTCAAACATTTGCTTACGTTCGCAATGGAAAAACCACCCTTTATTCCATGGCCTATTACCGAAGTCGCAGCTGAGAAAGCAAGCCAGAAACAAAAAATTAATAGTAAAATTTTCAACGATATTAGCTCTGGAAAATCAGGGCAATTTAAAGCCGAACTCAAGAAAATTAAGGCCCCTACCCTGATAATATGGGGAACGGAAGACCGCGTTATCAATGTCGGCAACGCCGACATTTTTGAACAGTTAATTCCCAATGCTAAAAAGATCATTATGCAAGGGATAGGTCATGCACCGATGATAGAAGTACCGAAAGAGTCCGCAAGCATGCTGGCAGAATTTGCGGCTAACCCTGCTTAGCCGGTATTGCTGC
Proteins encoded in this window:
- a CDS encoding alpha/beta fold hydrolase, whose translation is MLKSKLLFVILLIGVLGSSLYWAASHYKYDIYDAAIAFELEQAQLVSKRINVSNLDIAYLEGPRRAGEETVLLIHGFAATKENWLRFAGQLTNRFHVVVLDLPGHGESTRDFSLNYDLETQVENVRQITQALGLGQFHIAGNSMGGAISALYAAKYPSEIKTATLYDPAGIHEVESNLEKHLHKGENPLIVSDTESFKHLLTFAMEKPPFIPWPITEVAAEKASQKQKINSKIFNDISSGKSGQFKAELKKIKAPTLIIWGTEDRVINVGNADIFEQLIPNAKKIIMQGIGHAPMIEVPKESASMLAEFAANPA